CCAGTCTCATTGAGTGGAATATCAATACGTCCTCTGAACACAAGATTTCGATTCCAGTCTGTCTCGCCATGTCTAACGAGGATGAGATCCATATGAATCCTGACCATCAAGATAGCTTTCTTATTATTTTATTTTCAGGCGTCCTCATTATGATCTCTATTGATGATCGATTCAGTAGATTTCCGCAGATTGTTCGCCGAGGAAACTTTTATCTCCAGATTTCAAAAAAACAAAATTGTTGTGCGGGCGTGAGGGGATTTGAACCCCTGACTTGCAGCTTAGGAGGCTGCTGCCATATCCATGCTAGGCCACACGCCCATATTCTTAGATAGAAAAATAGTAAAATAAAAAGATTGCTCGCTGGATCGAACGTGATTGTCAATCGCTTTAATTATTGAGAGGTCTCGGATTTTTCGGGATTTTCGACAGACTCATTTTTCTTTTCCTCATCCTTTTTTTCCTCGACTTTCGATTCCTCCTCTTTCTTCACATATTCTTCGATGAATTGCACTATATTGAGGCCCAGAGCGTCCCTGAGATCAGAGACAATCCTGTACTTTGAAATAAGCCATTTCTGATCATACTTGCAGATATCTGGAAGGAAAATGATTGCCTTCTTATCTTCAAGCGAAACTTTGAACCCATCGCTCGTGCCATAATCCATCTCGAGAATTGCTTTAACTTTTTCTTCAGGATTTTCGATTTTCGAAACGACCTTAAATTTATACTTTAGCGTCTTGCCAGCGAGCCTTTTATTGAAATCAATCCTGACTCTACCAGTTGTAACTGAGATGATCGTTCCAACGCGATTCTTCATGCTAACTTCCATACCGACCTTCGGTTCGATATTCTGTTTCAAGAATTCTCTTATTGGATGTATTTCCACGAGCTTTGGATCTCTTTGTCCCGCAGCTTTCTCTGGAGGAATAACGACCTCCTTTTCAACACCGACTTCCGCGTCAAGGATGGCCTCTTCGAGCCCCTCAAATATTCTGCCGCTTCCAAGCAGGATTGGAATCGGAGCGTAAGTGAGATTCTCATTGAAAATCCCGGCCTCCTTGGCTTTTTCCGCATTCGTTGTGTCGAAAAGCTCGCCGCTCTCCACAATCCAGCCGTCGAATTCAAGCCTGATGATGTCACCTTTTGATACCTTGACACTTTCGTTTGCTTTCTCTGTCGACATTGAACTCACCAATGAACACCGTCAGTAACGATAAGCGGTGTCATCCTTTGACTGTTCTTATAATTTTTGGTCAGGGATGCCATAATCCTCTTAGATAAGCGTCAGCGAATCCACCTTCGATTTGTCGAGAACCTTGACCATCTCAACGACGAACTTTACGCAGTGATCAACATCCCCTAGATCGAGGATACCAACATGTGAATGAATGTGACGTGTTGGCGGTCCAACAACGATGCTTGGACAACCGATATTGCTGATGTGCACCGCGCCTGCGTCTGTACCACCCATTGCTATCGTTGTCAGTTGATAAGGTATGCGGTTCTTCTCACAGATGCTGATTGCCAATTCCTTGAGAGGCTGATTAGGAATCATCGATGCATCGTACGTCGTGATCGCGATGCCTTCTCCCAATTTTGCTTGCGCTTGCTTTGGCTCCACACCAGGAACATCACCGGAGATTTCCACATCGATGACAATCGCGACATCAGGTTTTACGAGGTTTGCAACGGTCCTTGCACCCCTTAAGCCGACTTCTTCCTGAACCGTCGCAGCACCGACAACCCTATTTGGATGATCGATTTCCTTTTCTTTTAATGTTCTTACAACCTGAGCAGCAATAAACGCTCCGACCCGATCGTCAAATCCTTTTCCAAATGCCAGCGTCTTTATCCCGATGAATTTTCCTTCTTTGAAAGCCCTCTTCTTTATCGTGAAAAATGTCGAGTCTGGAACGACGGCGTCACCGATCCGGACACCCATCTCTTCAGCTTCATCCTTATTCGAACATCCAATATCGATGAACATTTTATCCTTTGTTATAACCTTCTTTTTTTCTTCCTCATCCATAAGATGCGGAGGTTTAATTGCAATGACCCCTTTCAGCTTCCCCTTTCTTGTCATCACGGTAACTCTCTGACCAAGAAGACCTTGGTCGAACCATCCGCCGAGCTGATGAAATGTTAAAAAGCCCTGATCCGTAATGCTTGTGATAATGAATCCGATTTCATCGATATGCCCTGGTATTAGAATTGTAGGGGTCTCTGAATTACCCTTTTTTTCGAAAACGAGACTTCCCATCCTATCAGTATACACGGCGTCCGCCCATTTCTGAACGTAACTTTTCATCAATAGCGTTGTTTCCCTTTCGAACCCCGCTGGACCTGGACTGTTACAGAGTTCTTCAAAAAATTTCAGAGATTCTTTATCCATAATGATACCTCATCTCTAGGATCTGAGGACCCGATC
This region of Methanomassiliicoccales archaeon genomic DNA includes:
- a CDS encoding FKBP-type peptidyl-prolyl cis-trans isomerase, whose translation is MSTEKANESVKVSKGDIIRLEFDGWIVESGELFDTTNAEKAKEAGIFNENLTYAPIPILLGSGRIFEGLEEAILDAEVGVEKEVVIPPEKAAGQRDPKLVEIHPIREFLKQNIEPKVGMEVSMKNRVGTIISVTTGRVRIDFNKRLAGKTLKYKFKVVSKIENPEEKVKAILEMDYGTSDGFKVSLEDKKAIIFLPDICKYDQKWLISKYRIVSDLRDALGLNIVQFIEEYVKKEEESKVEEKKDEEKKNESVENPEKSETSQ
- a CDS encoding M42 family metallopeptidase, with protein sequence MMDKESLKFFEELCNSPGPAGFERETTLLMKSYVQKWADAVYTDRMGSLVFEKKGNSETPTILIPGHIDEIGFIITSITDQGFLTFHQLGGWFDQGLLGQRVTVMTRKGKLKGVIAIKPPHLMDEEEKKKVITKDKMFIDIGCSNKDEAEEMGVRIGDAVVPDSTFFTIKKRAFKEGKFIGIKTLAFGKGFDDRVGAFIAAQVVRTLKEKEIDHPNRVVGAATVQEEVGLRGARTVANLVKPDVAIVIDVEISGDVPGVEPKQAQAKLGEGIAITTYDASMIPNQPLKELAISICEKNRIPYQLTTIAMGGTDAGAVHISNIGCPSIVVGPPTRHIHSHVGILDLGDVDHCVKFVVEMVKVLDKSKVDSLTLI